One Bermanella sp. WJH001 genomic region harbors:
- the tuf gene encoding elongation factor Tu, with protein MAKEQFERSKPHVNVGTIGHVDHGKTTLTAALTRVAAEVFGGKAVDFANIDNAPEERERGITIATSHVEYETTDRHYAHVDCPGHADYVKNMITGAAQMDGAILVCGATDGPMPQTREHILLSRQVGVPYIVVFLNKADLLAEDCGGFGTEEYEEMLELVDMELRDLLSEYDFPGDDTPIVPGSALMALNGEDADGLGTTAVAKLLETLDSYIPEPERAIDGAFIMPIEDVFSIQGRGTVVTGRVERGIVKTGEEVEIVGIKDTTKTTVTGVEMFRKLLDEGRAGENCGVLLRGTKRDEVQRGQVLCKPGSISPHTKFEAEVYVLGKDEGGRHTPFFKGYRPQFYFRTTDVTGECILPEGVEMVMPGDNVQLTAELIHPIAMDEGLRFAIREGGRTVGAGVVAKIIE; from the coding sequence ATGGCTAAGGAACAATTTGAGCGTAGCAAACCGCACGTAAACGTGGGCACAATTGGTCACGTTGACCATGGTAAAACTACGCTAACAGCTGCACTAACTCGTGTAGCAGCAGAAGTTTTCGGTGGTAAAGCGGTAGATTTCGCGAACATCGATAACGCCCCAGAAGAACGTGAGCGTGGTATTACTATCGCAACTTCTCACGTTGAATATGAAACAACTGACCGTCACTACGCACACGTAGACTGCCCAGGACACGCCGATTATGTTAAAAACATGATCACTGGTGCTGCGCAAATGGACGGCGCGATCCTAGTATGTGGCGCGACTGACGGCCCTATGCCGCAGACTCGTGAGCACATCCTACTATCTCGTCAGGTTGGTGTACCTTACATCGTAGTATTCCTAAACAAAGCTGACCTTCTTGCAGAAGACTGTGGTGGTTTTGGTACTGAAGAATACGAAGAAATGCTAGAACTAGTAGACATGGAATTACGTGACCTACTATCTGAGTACGATTTCCCAGGTGACGACACTCCAATCGTTCCAGGTTCTGCTCTTATGGCATTGAACGGCGAAGATGCAGATGGTCTTGGTACCACTGCTGTTGCGAAACTTCTAGAAACTCTAGACAGCTACATTCCTGAGCCAGAGCGTGCAATCGACGGTGCATTCATCATGCCTATCGAAGACGTATTCTCTATCCAAGGTCGTGGTACTGTAGTAACGGGTCGTGTTGAGCGCGGTATCGTTAAGACTGGTGAAGAAGTTGAAATCGTTGGTATCAAAGATACTACGAAAACAACGGTTACTGGTGTTGAGATGTTCCGTAAGCTTCTAGACGAAGGTCGTGCTGGCGAAAACTGTGGTGTTCTTCTACGTGGTACTAAGCGTGATGAGGTTCAGCGTGGTCAGGTTCTTTGTAAGCCTGGTTCAATCTCTCCACACACTAAGTTCGAAGCTGAAGTATACGTACTAGGTAAAGATGAAGGTGGTCGTCACACTCCATTCTTCAAAGGTTACCGTCCACAGTTCTACTTCCGTACAACTGACGTAACAGGTGAGTGTATTCTTCCTGAAGGCGTAGAAATGGTAATGCCTGGTGATAACGTACAGCTTACAGCTGAACTGATTCACCCAATCGCGATGGACGAAGGTCTACGTTTCGCGATCCGTGAAGGTGGTCGTACTGTAGGTGCGGGCGTTGTTGCTAAAATCATCGAGTAA
- the rpsL gene encoding 30S ribosomal protein S12: MATINQLVRKPRKRQVAKSDVRALQACPQRRGVCTRVYTTTPKKPNSALRKVCRVRLTNGFEVSSYIGGEGHNLQEHSVVLIRGGRVKDLPGVRYHTVRGALDCAGVSNRKQARSKYGAKRPK, encoded by the coding sequence ATGGCAACGATCAATCAATTGGTTCGTAAGCCTCGTAAGCGTCAAGTTGCGAAATCTGACGTTCGTGCATTGCAGGCTTGTCCTCAGCGTCGTGGCGTATGTACCCGTGTATATACCACCACACCTAAGAAGCCTAACTCTGCATTACGTAAGGTTTGTCGTGTTCGCTTGACCAACGGCTTTGAAGTATCTTCCTACATCGGTGGTGAAGGTCATAACTTACAAGAGCACAGTGTTGTGCTGATTCGCGGCGGTCGTGTAAAAGACTTGCCTGGTGTGCGTTATCACACCGTTCGTGGTGCACTTGACTGTGCAGGCGTAAGCAATCGTAAGCAAGCTCGTTCTAAATACGGTGCTAAGCGTCCTAAGTAA
- the rpoC gene encoding DNA-directed RNA polymerase subunit beta', with translation MKDLLNLLRKESQAEEFDSIRIGLASPDMIRSWSFGEVKKPETINYRTFKPERDGLFCSRIFGPIKDYECLCGKYKRLKHRGVICEKCGVEVTLAKVRRERMGHIDLASPVAHIWFLKSLPSRIGLMLDMTLRDIERILYYESFVVIDPGMTTLEKGQLLNDEQYYEAIEEFGDEFDAKMGAEAVQALLADIDLEHEVQDLREQIPATNSETKLKKISKRLKLLEAFHKSGNDPKWMVMTVLPVLPPDLRPLVPLDGGRFATSDLNDLYRRVINRNNRLKRLLELNAPDIIVRNEKRMLQESVDALLDNGRRGRAITGSNKRPLKSLADMIKGKQGRFRQNLLGKRVDYSGRSVITVGPYLRLHQCGLPKKMALELFKPFIFSKLEHRGLATTIKAAKKMVEREEAVVWDILDEVIREHPVMLNRAPTLHRLGIQAFEPLLIEGKAIQLHPLVCAAYNADFDGDQMAVHVPLTTEAQLEARALMMSTNNVLSPANGDPIIVPSQDVVLGLYYMTRDRVNAIGEGSIFSDIKEVQRAYRSGQAELHAKVKVRITQTVYAEDGSEVTTTKVEDTTVGRAILFDIVPNGIPFEAVNQAMKKKAISKLLDMAYRNCGLKDTVVFADQVMYTGFQYATKSGASIGVNDFVIPDAKAKIIGEAEGQVKEIEDQFASGLVTQGEKYNKVVDIWSRANELVAKAMMDNLGTDEVEDRDGNIVDQESFNSVYMMADSGARGSPAQIRQLAGMRGLMAKPDGSIIETPITANFREGLSVLQYFTSTHGARKGLADTALKTANSGYLTRRLVDVAQDVVVTESDCGTTDGLMMTPLIEGGDVVVPLGGRILGRVVAEDVIKPGTADEVVVPAGTLIDEKWVEIIEAASIDELKARSPITCRTKFGICANCYGRDLARGHIVNPGESVGVIAAQSIGEPGTQLTMRTFHIGGAASRATAIDSVQVKNAGTVRLHNMKTVEREDGALVLVSRSSAIAIADEFGRERELYKLPYGAVVTSKDGSKVEAGQKIASWDPHTHPIITEVGGRIEFVGLEEGITITRQTDELTGLSTIQVMDPTTRPAAGKDIRPMVKLVDAKGEDINFPGTTTPAQYLLPANSMVNHENGSDVKVGDAIARIPQESSGNKDITGGLPRVADLFEARKPKEPAILAEVSGVVGFGKETKGKKRLVITPKDGSEPYEELIPKWRHMNVFEGESVEKGEVISDGPLNPHDILRLLGVSELAVYITNEVQEVYRLQGVGINDKHIETIIRQMLRKIEVNDSGDTDFIQGDQVEYSDYLEQNANLEAEDKIPAKGQRQLLGITKASLATESFISAASFQETTRVLTEGAVTGKQDHLRGLKENVVVGRLIPAGTGLAYHSERKRKREERENDKLKPLSAPTVSADDVEAALSEALKDNI, from the coding sequence ATGAAAGACTTATTAAATTTGCTACGCAAAGAGTCTCAGGCTGAAGAATTCGACTCGATTCGAATCGGCCTTGCTTCACCCGACATGATACGTTCATGGTCGTTTGGTGAAGTTAAAAAACCAGAAACTATTAACTATCGTACGTTCAAACCTGAACGTGATGGTTTGTTCTGTTCTCGTATTTTCGGTCCGATTAAGGATTACGAATGCTTGTGCGGAAAATATAAGCGTCTAAAACACCGCGGAGTAATCTGTGAGAAGTGTGGTGTTGAAGTAACGCTAGCTAAAGTACGTCGTGAGCGCATGGGTCATATCGATCTTGCATCACCAGTTGCGCACATTTGGTTCCTTAAATCACTACCATCCCGTATTGGTTTAATGCTAGATATGACGTTGCGTGATATTGAACGTATTTTGTATTACGAATCATTTGTTGTAATCGATCCAGGTATGACCACGCTTGAAAAAGGTCAGCTGTTGAACGATGAGCAATATTACGAAGCAATCGAAGAGTTCGGTGATGAGTTCGACGCTAAAATGGGTGCAGAAGCTGTACAAGCACTATTAGCGGATATCGATCTTGAGCACGAAGTGCAAGATTTGCGTGAGCAAATTCCTGCGACTAACTCTGAGACTAAGCTTAAGAAAATATCTAAGCGTCTTAAGTTGCTAGAAGCGTTCCATAAATCAGGTAACGATCCTAAGTGGATGGTTATGACAGTACTTCCAGTATTGCCACCTGATCTTCGCCCACTAGTACCACTAGACGGTGGCCGTTTTGCCACGTCTGATTTGAACGATCTTTATCGTCGTGTAATCAACCGTAATAACCGTTTGAAACGTCTTCTTGAGTTAAATGCTCCAGACATCATCGTACGTAACGAAAAGCGTATGTTGCAAGAGTCTGTGGATGCGTTGCTAGATAACGGTCGTCGCGGTCGTGCCATTACAGGTTCTAACAAACGTCCGCTTAAATCTCTTGCCGATATGATCAAGGGTAAACAAGGTCGTTTCCGTCAGAACCTTCTTGGTAAGCGTGTTGATTACTCTGGTCGTTCTGTAATTACCGTAGGTCCATACTTGCGCCTACATCAGTGTGGTCTTCCTAAGAAGATGGCACTTGAGCTATTTAAGCCATTTATTTTCAGCAAACTTGAGCACCGTGGTCTAGCCACAACCATCAAAGCTGCTAAGAAAATGGTTGAACGTGAAGAAGCGGTTGTTTGGGATATCTTGGATGAAGTCATCCGTGAACACCCAGTAATGCTTAACCGTGCACCTACACTTCACCGTTTGGGTATCCAAGCTTTCGAACCATTACTAATCGAAGGTAAAGCGATTCAACTTCACCCTCTAGTATGTGCGGCATACAACGCCGACTTCGATGGTGACCAAATGGCGGTACACGTTCCATTAACAACCGAAGCTCAGTTAGAAGCTCGTGCGTTAATGATGTCTACCAACAACGTACTATCTCCTGCGAACGGTGACCCGATCATCGTACCGTCTCAGGACGTTGTACTGGGTCTTTATTACATGACCCGTGATCGTGTTAATGCTATCGGTGAAGGTTCAATCTTCTCTGATATCAAAGAAGTTCAGCGTGCTTACCGTTCAGGTCAAGCTGAGTTACACGCAAAAGTTAAAGTACGTATCACTCAAACGGTATATGCAGAAGACGGTTCAGAAGTAACAACTACGAAAGTAGAAGATACGACTGTTGGTCGTGCGATCTTGTTTGATATCGTACCAAACGGTATTCCGTTTGAAGCGGTTAACCAAGCTATGAAGAAGAAAGCAATTTCTAAGCTTCTAGACATGGCTTACCGTAACTGTGGTCTTAAAGACACGGTCGTGTTTGCTGACCAAGTTATGTATACCGGTTTCCAATATGCAACTAAGTCTGGTGCCTCTATCGGTGTTAATGACTTTGTTATTCCTGATGCAAAAGCCAAAATCATTGGTGAAGCAGAAGGCCAAGTAAAAGAGATCGAAGATCAATTTGCTTCTGGTTTGGTAACACAAGGTGAAAAATACAACAAAGTTGTGGATATCTGGTCTCGCGCTAATGAATTAGTAGCGAAGGCGATGATGGACAACTTAGGTACTGACGAAGTTGAAGATCGTGATGGCAACATTGTTGACCAAGAATCGTTTAACAGCGTTTACATGATGGCCGACTCTGGTGCTCGTGGTAGCCCAGCTCAGATTCGTCAGTTAGCAGGTATGCGTGGTTTGATGGCTAAGCCAGATGGCTCGATCATCGAAACACCGATCACCGCTAACTTCCGTGAAGGTCTATCAGTACTTCAGTACTTTACCTCTACTCACGGTGCGCGTAAGGGTCTTGCAGATACGGCACTTAAAACAGCTAACTCCGGTTACTTAACCCGTCGTCTTGTAGACGTTGCACAGGATGTTGTAGTAACCGAAAGCGACTGTGGAACAACTGACGGTCTAATGATGACACCTCTTATCGAAGGCGGTGACGTTGTTGTACCTCTAGGTGGTCGAATCCTAGGTCGTGTTGTAGCTGAAGATGTAATTAAGCCAGGTACTGCTGATGAAGTAGTTGTGCCAGCTGGAACGCTAATTGATGAGAAGTGGGTTGAGATTATCGAAGCGGCAAGCATCGACGAACTGAAAGCTCGTTCTCCAATTACCTGTCGTACTAAGTTTGGTATTTGTGCCAACTGTTACGGTCGTGACTTGGCCCGTGGCCATATCGTGAACCCAGGTGAATCTGTAGGTGTTATCGCTGCACAGTCAATCGGTGAACCAGGTACACAGCTTACCATGCGTACGTTCCACATCGGTGGTGCGGCATCGCGTGCAACGGCCATCGATAGTGTTCAAGTTAAGAACGCCGGTACAGTGCGTCTTCACAACATGAAGACGGTAGAACGTGAAGACGGTGCACTAGTGTTGGTATCTCGTTCTAGTGCCATTGCCATTGCCGATGAATTCGGTCGTGAGCGTGAGCTATACAAGCTACCTTACGGTGCGGTTGTAACGTCTAAAGATGGTTCTAAAGTTGAAGCTGGCCAGAAGATCGCATCTTGGGATCCACACACTCACCCAATCATCACAGAAGTAGGTGGTCGTATTGAGTTTGTTGGTTTAGAAGAAGGTATTACCATTACTCGTCAAACCGATGAGCTAACGGGTCTTTCTACTATCCAGGTTATGGATCCAACTACCCGCCCTGCGGCAGGTAAAGATATCCGTCCAATGGTTAAGTTGGTTGATGCAAAAGGTGAAGATATTAACTTCCCTGGTACCACCACTCCAGCTCAGTACTTATTGCCAGCTAATTCCATGGTAAACCATGAGAATGGCTCTGACGTGAAAGTGGGTGATGCGATTGCTCGTATTCCACAAGAATCGTCTGGTAACAAAGACATCACCGGTGGTCTACCGCGCGTAGCGGACTTGTTCGAAGCACGTAAACCGAAAGAGCCTGCGATTCTTGCAGAAGTTTCCGGTGTGGTTGGCTTCGGTAAAGAGACCAAAGGTAAGAAACGTTTAGTAATTACTCCAAAAGATGGTTCAGAGCCGTATGAAGAGTTAATTCCTAAATGGCGTCACATGAACGTATTCGAAGGTGAAAGCGTTGAGAAGGGTGAGGTTATCTCCGATGGCCCGCTTAACCCACACGATATCCTTCGTCTACTAGGTGTAAGTGAACTAGCCGTTTACATCACCAACGAAGTACAAGAAGTTTACCGTCTGCAAGGTGTAGGCATTAACGATAAGCACATCGAAACGATCATTCGTCAAATGCTGCGTAAGATTGAAGTTAATGACTCTGGTGATACTGACTTTATCCAAGGTGATCAGGTTGAATACTCTGACTATCTTGAGCAAAACGCGAACCTTGAAGCTGAAGACAAGATCCCAGCTAAAGGTCAGCGCCAGCTACTAGGTATTACCAAAGCATCACTTGCAACTGAATCTTTCATCTCTGCGGCATCGTTCCAAGAAACGACGCGCGTACTGACCGAAGGTGCAGTAACCGGTAAACAAGATCACCTACGTGGTCTGAAAGAAAACGTTGTAGTAGGTCGTCTGATACCAGCCGGTACCGGTCTTGCCTACCACAGCGAGCGTAAGCGTAAGCGTGAAGAGCGTGAAAACGATAAGTTGAAACCTCTAAGTGCACCTACTGTGAGCGCTGATGATGTCGAAGCTGCATTGTCCGAAGCATTAAAAGACAATATTTAA
- the fusA gene encoding elongation factor G, translated as MARTTPINRYRNIGICAHVDAGKTTTTERVLFYTGLSHKIGEVHDGAATMDWMEQEQERGITITSAATTCFWSGMSQQFDQHRINIIDTPGHVDFTIEVERSLRVLDGAVVVLCGSSGVQPQTETVWRQANKYEVPRMVFVNKMDRAGADYFMVVDQLKKRLGANAVPIQINIGQEDTFKGVIDLILMKAIMWNEEDQGMTFTYEEIPSDLVELANEYRENLLDAAAEASEELMDKYLEEGDLSVDEIKAALRKQTLANEIVLVACGSAFKNKGVQAVLDAVIEYLPSPTEVKAIEGVLDDADETPAVREASDEAPFSALAFKIATDPFVGTLTFMRVYSGVLNTGDSVYNPIKHKKERIGRMVQMHANNREEIKEVRAGDIAAAIGLKDVTTGETLCDLKHKITLERMDFPEPVISVAVEPRSTADQEKMGIALGKLAQEDPSFRVETDPETGQTIISGMGELHLDVLVDRMKREFSVEANIGKPQVAYRERITVPCDINYKFAKQSGGRGQYGHVVIKFEPTDGEELEFVNEVVGGVIPREYIPAVQKGIEEQMKNGILAGYPLLGLRATLHDGSFHDVDSNEMAFKIAASMATKKLAQEGKPALLEPIMSVEIVTPEDYMGDVVGDLNRRRGLIQGMEDSPSGKVVTAEVPLAEMFGYATDLRSASQGRATYAMEFNKYAEAPTNVAEAVINKA; from the coding sequence GTGGCACGTACTACTCCAATTAATCGCTACCGTAATATCGGTATATGCGCTCACGTAGATGCGGGTAAAACCACAACTACAGAACGTGTACTTTTTTATACTGGTCTCTCCCATAAGATCGGTGAAGTACATGATGGCGCTGCGACCATGGACTGGATGGAACAAGAGCAAGAGCGTGGTATTACTATCACCTCTGCTGCCACCACCTGTTTCTGGTCGGGCATGAGCCAGCAATTCGACCAACATCGTATCAATATTATCGACACCCCAGGACACGTTGACTTTACTATCGAAGTAGAGCGTTCATTACGTGTTCTTGATGGTGCTGTAGTGGTGTTGTGCGGGTCGTCAGGTGTTCAGCCGCAAACGGAAACCGTTTGGCGTCAAGCTAATAAATACGAAGTTCCACGTATGGTCTTCGTAAACAAAATGGACCGCGCAGGTGCCGACTACTTTATGGTTGTTGATCAACTTAAAAAGCGTCTTGGTGCTAACGCGGTGCCTATTCAAATCAACATTGGCCAAGAAGATACCTTCAAAGGCGTGATTGACCTCATTTTAATGAAGGCGATTATGTGGAATGAAGAAGACCAAGGTATGACCTTCACTTATGAAGAGATTCCTTCGGATCTAGTTGAACTTGCCAATGAATACCGTGAAAACCTACTCGATGCAGCCGCTGAAGCTTCTGAAGAATTAATGGATAAATACCTTGAAGAAGGTGACCTATCTGTTGATGAAATTAAAGCTGCTTTGCGTAAGCAAACATTGGCGAATGAAATCGTGTTGGTAGCTTGCGGTAGTGCATTTAAAAACAAAGGTGTTCAGGCGGTACTTGATGCTGTTATTGAATACCTACCTTCGCCGACAGAAGTTAAAGCGATTGAAGGTGTATTAGACGATGCTGATGAAACCCCTGCGGTTCGTGAAGCATCAGATGAAGCACCGTTCTCTGCGCTTGCATTTAAAATCGCCACCGACCCATTTGTAGGTACGTTAACCTTTATGCGTGTTTATTCTGGTGTTCTAAATACTGGTGACAGTGTTTATAACCCGATCAAACATAAAAAAGAACGTATCGGTCGTATGGTGCAAATGCATGCAAACAACCGCGAAGAGATCAAAGAAGTACGCGCAGGCGATATTGCAGCGGCTATCGGCTTAAAAGATGTAACAACAGGTGAAACCCTGTGTGATCTTAAGCATAAAATTACCCTTGAGCGCATGGACTTTCCAGAGCCGGTAATTTCTGTAGCTGTTGAGCCAAGGTCAACCGCGGATCAAGAAAAAATGGGTATTGCACTGGGCAAACTTGCTCAGGAAGATCCATCGTTCCGCGTTGAGACTGACCCTGAAACCGGTCAAACCATTATTTCAGGTATGGGTGAATTACACCTAGACGTGTTGGTTGATCGTATGAAGCGTGAGTTTAGTGTTGAAGCGAACATTGGTAAGCCACAAGTGGCCTATCGTGAACGCATCACAGTGCCTTGCGATATCAACTATAAATTTGCGAAGCAATCTGGTGGTCGTGGTCAGTATGGTCATGTTGTCATCAAGTTCGAACCGACTGACGGCGAAGAACTGGAATTCGTAAATGAAGTTGTTGGTGGCGTTATTCCTCGTGAATACATCCCAGCAGTGCAAAAAGGTATCGAAGAACAAATGAAGAACGGCATCCTTGCGGGTTACCCTCTTCTAGGTCTGCGCGCTACCTTACATGATGGTTCATTCCATGATGTTGACTCCAACGAAATGGCGTTTAAAATCGCTGCTTCTATGGCCACTAAAAAATTAGCACAAGAAGGCAAGCCTGCTTTACTTGAGCCAATTATGTCAGTGGAAATCGTTACCCCTGAAGATTACATGGGTGATGTGGTTGGAGATTTGAACCGTCGCCGTGGTCTCATTCAAGGGATGGAAGACAGCCCATCTGGAAAGGTTGTGACTGCAGAGGTTCCATTGGCGGAAATGTTCGGTTATGCAACCGATCTTCGTTCTGCCTCCCAAGGTCGTGCAACGTACGCCATGGAATTTAACAAATACGCTGAAGCGCCAACTAATGTCGCCGAAGCTGTAATTAACAAAGCCTAA
- the rpsG gene encoding 30S ribosomal protein S7 has product MPRRRVAAKREILPDPKFGNLTLAKFMNMVMESGKKSIAEKIVYGALDKMAERNKDADPVELFEKALEAVQPMVEVKSRRVGGATYQVPVEVRPSRRMALSMRWIVDAARKRGEKSMGARLANELLDAAEGKGAAIKKREDVHRMAEANKAFSHYRF; this is encoded by the coding sequence ATGCCAAGAAGACGCGTCGCCGCTAAGCGTGAGATATTACCAGATCCAAAATTTGGTAACTTAACGCTAGCGAAGTTCATGAATATGGTCATGGAAAGTGGTAAAAAATCAATCGCCGAAAAAATTGTTTACGGTGCATTGGATAAAATGGCTGAGCGTAACAAAGACGCTGACCCAGTAGAATTATTCGAAAAGGCTCTTGAAGCTGTACAACCAATGGTAGAGGTTAAATCTCGCCGTGTTGGTGGTGCAACCTATCAAGTACCTGTAGAAGTACGTCCTTCTCGTCGTATGGCGCTTTCAATGCGTTGGATCGTAGATGCTGCTCGTAAACGTGGTGAAAAATCCATGGGTGCTCGTCTAGCTAACGAACTGCTAGATGCTGCTGAAGGCAAAGGCGCTGCGATCAAGAAGCGTGAAGATGTGCACCGTATGGCTGAAGCCAACAAAGCATTCTCTCACTATCGTTTCTAA